A portion of the Mycobacterium paraseoulense genome contains these proteins:
- a CDS encoding DMT family transporter — MAKADIAALLALASALCVAIGDVLQQRATHRIADPSVGQLALFRRLLGNRRWRWGALILVVSIALQAAALAQGSVLLVQALLVLSLLFALPISARLADRAVTAREWAWAVVLTAAVTVIVTVGNPQAGHSTASPGTWATVLMVLAPLLLGCVVAARVLGGAAAAVLLAFVSGSLWGVFAVLTKGAVHRLGDGGWAVFRTPELYAWVLVALAGFAWEQSAFRAGALTASMPTLEVSQPVVAAVLGVVVLGETLNTGRSGAVALVVAALAMTVATVELARGDAVATRTGVDQALAGAAGQPA; from the coding sequence ATGGCCAAGGCGGACATTGCCGCTTTGCTCGCGTTAGCCTCCGCGCTCTGTGTCGCGATCGGCGATGTACTGCAGCAGCGCGCGACACACCGGATCGCCGACCCATCGGTCGGGCAGCTCGCGCTCTTCCGCAGGCTGCTCGGCAATCGACGGTGGCGGTGGGGCGCCTTAATACTCGTGGTCAGCATCGCGTTGCAGGCGGCCGCGCTTGCTCAGGGTTCGGTGTTGCTGGTGCAGGCGTTGCTCGTCCTTTCGCTGCTGTTCGCGCTGCCCATCAGTGCCAGGCTGGCCGATCGCGCCGTGACCGCCCGGGAATGGGCCTGGGCCGTCGTGCTGACCGCCGCGGTGACCGTGATCGTGACGGTCGGCAACCCGCAGGCGGGTCATTCGACCGCGTCGCCGGGGACCTGGGCCACCGTGCTGATGGTGCTGGCTCCGCTGCTGCTCGGATGCGTCGTTGCCGCCCGGGTCTTGGGCGGTGCCGCAGCCGCGGTGCTGCTCGCGTTCGTGTCCGGTTCGCTGTGGGGTGTGTTCGCGGTGCTCACCAAGGGCGCCGTCCACCGGCTCGGCGACGGGGGATGGGCGGTGTTCCGGACACCCGAGCTGTACGCCTGGGTGCTGGTCGCGCTGGCGGGATTCGCCTGGGAGCAGTCGGCGTTCCGGGCCGGAGCGCTCACCGCGTCGATGCCGACCCTGGAGGTGTCCCAGCCGGTCGTGGCGGCTGTGCTGGGCGTCGTCGTCCTGGGCGAGACACTGAACACGGGTCGCTCCGGCGCGGTCGCCCTGGTCGTTGCGGCGCTGGCGATGACGGTGGCCACCGTCGAGCTCGCGCGCGGCGATGCGGTGGCCACCCGGACGGGGGTCGACCAGGCCCTTGCGGGTGCCGCCGGTCAACCGGCGTGA
- a CDS encoding DMT family transporter encodes MSKVDIAALIAVCAALASAVGDVIRQRSAQEITDKQVGHLELFRMSLRDTRWWLGGLAAVVNYSLQAGALAWGSVVLVTALQVTALLFALPIYARLTKRRVTRWEWVWAVTLAGALAVVIIIGDPAAGSQRASVGTWAVVAAVMVPLLVACVVAARLWSGSPIAAALLAVVAGSALALFAVLTKGIVELAEEGPLAVLSAPEFVPWLLLALTGMIFQQSAFRAGALTASMPTMTVAKPVVAGLLGIFVLGETLGAAGPKAFVLVAAVAVVIVATIALARGEAATMVAQVGRDAGDIAPGVWSSEDGEAGPCNDPILAATAEA; translated from the coding sequence GTGTCCAAGGTTGATATTGCGGCGTTGATCGCGGTGTGTGCGGCGCTGGCATCCGCGGTCGGCGATGTGATCCGTCAGCGCTCGGCGCAGGAGATCACGGACAAGCAGGTTGGCCATCTCGAGTTGTTCCGCATGTCGCTGCGGGACACCCGGTGGTGGCTGGGCGGCCTGGCGGCGGTCGTCAATTACAGCCTGCAGGCCGGGGCCCTGGCCTGGGGCTCGGTCGTGCTGGTGACCGCGCTGCAGGTGACGGCGTTGCTGTTCGCCCTGCCGATCTACGCCCGGCTGACCAAGCGCCGGGTGACCCGCTGGGAGTGGGTGTGGGCGGTGACTCTGGCCGGTGCCCTGGCCGTGGTCATCATCATCGGCGACCCGGCCGCCGGCAGTCAGCGCGCATCGGTCGGCACCTGGGCCGTGGTCGCCGCGGTGATGGTGCCGCTGCTGGTGGCGTGCGTGGTGGCCGCACGACTCTGGTCGGGCAGCCCGATCGCGGCCGCCCTGCTCGCGGTGGTGGCGGGTTCGGCCTTGGCGTTGTTCGCGGTGCTCACGAAGGGCATCGTCGAGCTGGCTGAGGAAGGCCCGTTGGCCGTCCTGAGCGCGCCCGAGTTCGTTCCCTGGCTGTTGCTGGCGCTGACCGGGATGATCTTCCAGCAGTCGGCGTTCCGTGCCGGAGCGCTGACGGCTTCCATGCCGACGATGACCGTGGCGAAGCCCGTGGTGGCCGGTCTGCTCGGCATCTTCGTGCTCGGCGAAACGCTGGGCGCCGCCGGGCCCAAGGCCTTCGTGCTGGTCGCAGCGGTGGCGGTCGTGATCGTGGCGACGATCGCGCTGGCCCGCGGCGAGGCCGCCACCATGGTCGCGCAGGTCGGGCGCGACGCCGGAGACATCGCGCCGGGCGTGTGGTCGTCCGAAGACGGGGAGGCCGGCCCTTGTAACGATCCCATCCTGGCGGCGACGGCCGAGGCCTGA
- a CDS encoding class III extradiol ring-cleavage dioxygenase family protein — MLSGIAIVPSAPLLVPELAGAAAAEVTDLAAAVLAAAVLLPARWTVIGTAGRDDAFGPGAAGTFAGFGADIRVGLSPRADVGAPADLPVCALLAAWVRGEVRPDATAQARVYAADHDADTALARGRRLRAEIDRSPEPIGVLVVADGANTLTPAAPGGYDPGNADAQLALDDALATGDVAALARLPRQILGRVAFQVLAGLAEPGPRSAKELYRGAPYGVGYFAGAWQL, encoded by the coding sequence GTGCTCAGCGGCATCGCGATCGTTCCGTCGGCTCCGCTGCTGGTGCCCGAGCTCGCCGGAGCGGCCGCCGCGGAGGTGACCGACCTGGCCGCCGCGGTGCTGGCGGCGGCCGTCTTGTTGCCCGCGCGCTGGACCGTCATCGGGACCGCCGGGCGCGACGACGCGTTCGGCCCCGGCGCGGCCGGCACTTTCGCGGGTTTCGGCGCGGACATACGGGTCGGGCTTTCCCCGCGGGCCGACGTCGGGGCGCCGGCCGACCTGCCGGTGTGCGCGTTGCTGGCCGCGTGGGTCCGGGGCGAAGTCCGGCCGGACGCCACCGCGCAGGCACGGGTCTACGCCGCCGACCACGACGCCGACACCGCGCTGGCCCGCGGCAGGCGCTTGCGCGCCGAGATCGACCGGTCTCCCGAGCCGATAGGGGTCCTGGTCGTGGCCGACGGCGCGAACACCCTGACTCCGGCCGCCCCCGGTGGTTACGACCCCGGCAACGCCGATGCGCAGCTGGCCCTCGACGACGCGTTGGCCACCGGTGACGTCGCGGCCCTGGCGCGACTGCCGCGGCAGATCCTGGGCCGGGTCGCCTTTCAGGTGCTGGCCGGCCTGGCCGAGCCGGGCCCGCGATCGGCCAAGGAGCTGTACCGCGGTGCCCCCTACGGCGTGGGCTACTTCGCCGGTGCCTGGCAGCTCTGA
- the miaA gene encoding tRNA (adenosine(37)-N6)-dimethylallyltransferase MiaA, with amino-acid sequence MRPLAIIGPTGTGKSQLALDVAERVGGRAEIVNADAMQLYRGMDIGTAKLPVDQRRGIPHHQLDVLDVTETATVARYQAAAAADVEAIAARGAVPVIVGGSMLYIQSLLDDWSFPATDPAVRARWEQRLAEVGVGGLHAELARRDPAAAAAILPTDARRTVRALEVVELTGRPFAASAPRIGTPRWDAAIVGLDCQTTLLDERLARRTDAMFDHGLVDEVSALLATGLRDGVTASRALGYAQVIEALDAGGGADRLRDAREQTYVGTRRYVRRQRSWFRRDHRVRWLDADDGARLVDEALRAWRHVS; translated from the coding sequence GTGCGACCGCTGGCGATCATCGGCCCCACCGGAACCGGCAAGTCGCAGCTGGCGCTCGACGTCGCCGAACGGGTCGGGGGCCGCGCCGAGATCGTCAACGCCGACGCCATGCAGCTTTATCGGGGAATGGACATCGGCACCGCCAAACTGCCCGTCGACCAACGCCGCGGCATCCCGCACCACCAGCTCGACGTCCTGGACGTCACCGAGACCGCGACGGTCGCCCGCTATCAGGCCGCCGCCGCCGCGGACGTCGAGGCGATCGCCGCCCGCGGCGCCGTGCCCGTCATCGTGGGCGGCTCCATGCTCTACATCCAGTCGCTGCTCGACGACTGGTCGTTTCCCGCCACCGATCCCGCCGTGCGGGCACGCTGGGAACAGCGGCTGGCCGAGGTGGGGGTGGGGGGCCTGCACGCCGAGCTGGCCCGTCGCGACCCCGCCGCGGCCGCGGCCATCCTGCCCACCGACGCGCGGCGCACCGTGCGGGCGCTCGAGGTGGTCGAGCTGACCGGCCGGCCGTTCGCCGCGTCGGCACCCCGCATCGGCACCCCGAGGTGGGACGCCGCCATCGTCGGCCTGGATTGCCAGACAACGCTTCTCGACGAACGGCTGGCCCGCCGCACCGACGCGATGTTCGACCACGGCCTGGTCGACGAGGTGAGTGCGCTGCTCGCCACGGGCCTGCGCGACGGTGTCACCGCGTCGCGCGCCCTGGGCTACGCGCAGGTGATCGAGGCGCTGGACGCCGGGGGCGGCGCCGATCGGCTGCGCGACGCGCGCGAGCAGACGTACGTGGGCACCCGACGCTATGTGCGACGCCAGCGGTCGTGGTTCCGCCGCGACCACCGGGTCCGCTGGCTGGACGCGGACGACGGCGCCCGGCTCGTCGACGAGGCCCTGCGGGCCTGGCGCCACGTATCCTGA
- the dapF gene encoding diaminopimelate epimerase has protein sequence MIFAKGHGTENDFVVLPDAQATLDLTAARVAALCDRRRGLGADGVLRVTTAGAALSAGVLDRLPDGVASADWYMDYRNADGSLAPMCGNGVRVFAHYLRASGLEARDEFVVGSLAGPRPVTVHHAGAARADISVEMGKANTLGPGSALVGGRRFTGLAVDVGNPHLACVDPDLTDEELATLDVAAPVAFDHAQFPEGVNVEVLTAPADGAVRMRVHERGVGETRSCGTGTVAATVAALAAAGAATGSLTVRVPGGDVVVTVTDATSYLRGPSVLVAHGEISEEWWNAQPR, from the coding sequence ATGATCTTCGCCAAGGGCCACGGCACCGAGAACGATTTCGTGGTGCTCCCGGACGCGCAGGCCACGCTCGACCTCACCGCGGCCCGGGTGGCGGCGTTGTGTGACCGGCGGCGTGGGCTGGGCGCCGACGGGGTGCTGCGCGTGACCACCGCCGGTGCCGCCCTCTCGGCCGGCGTGCTCGACCGGCTGCCCGACGGCGTGGCCTCGGCCGACTGGTACATGGACTACCGCAACGCCGACGGCTCGCTCGCCCCGATGTGCGGCAACGGCGTCCGGGTGTTCGCGCACTACCTGCGGGCCAGCGGGTTGGAGGCCCGCGACGAATTCGTGGTCGGGTCGCTCGCCGGGCCCCGGCCGGTCACCGTGCACCACGCCGGCGCGGCCCGCGCCGACATCAGCGTCGAGATGGGCAAGGCCAACACGCTCGGTCCGGGAAGCGCGCTCGTCGGCGGCCGGCGGTTTACCGGCCTGGCGGTCGACGTGGGCAATCCCCACCTGGCGTGCGTCGATCCGGACCTGACCGACGAGGAACTGGCGACGCTGGACGTGGCGGCGCCGGTTGCCTTCGACCACGCCCAGTTCCCGGAGGGGGTCAACGTCGAAGTCCTGACGGCACCGGCCGACGGCGCGGTGCGGATGCGGGTGCACGAACGGGGCGTAGGCGAGACCCGCTCGTGCGGCACCGGCACGGTCGCGGCCACCGTGGCCGCGCTCGCCGCCGCCGGTGCGGCCACCGGCAGCCTGACGGTGCGGGTGCCCGGCGGCGACGTCGTCGTCACCGTCACCGACGCCACCAGCTACCTGCGGGGGCCCTCGGTACTGGTGGCGCACGGGGAGATCAGCGAGGAATGGTGGAACGCGCAGCCGCGTTAA
- the hflX gene encoding GTPase HflX has translation MTQPEFQTHAPAEPSTGELALEERSALRRVAGLSTELADVSEVEYRQLRLERVVLVGVWTDGTAADSEASMAELAALAETAGSQVLEGLIQRRDKPDPSTYIGSGKAQELREVVLATGADTVICDGELSPAQLTALEKAVKVKVIDRTALILDIFAQHATSREGKAQVSLAQMEYMLPRLRGWGESMSRQAGGRAGGSGGGVGLRGPGETKIETDRRRIRERMSKLRREIKDMKQVRDTQRSRRLASDVPSIAIVGYTNAGKSSLLNALTGAGVLVQDALFATLEPTTRRAEFSDGRPLVLTDTVGFVRHLPTQLVEAFRSTLEEVVDADLLLHVVDGSDANPLAQINAVREVISEVIADHHGDPPPELLVVNKVDAASGLTLAKLRHALPGAVFVSARTGEGIDALRRRMGELAVPTDTAVDVVIPYHRGDLVARLHADGRVQQQEHHPDGTRIKARVPVALAGRLQEFAAR, from the coding sequence ATGACACAACCTGAATTCCAAACTCACGCTCCTGCGGAGCCAAGCACCGGCGAACTCGCCCTGGAAGAACGGTCCGCGCTGCGCCGCGTCGCCGGACTGTCCACCGAACTCGCCGACGTCTCCGAAGTCGAGTACCGCCAGCTGCGGCTGGAACGCGTCGTGCTGGTCGGCGTGTGGACCGACGGCACCGCCGCCGACAGCGAGGCCAGCATGGCCGAGCTGGCCGCCCTCGCCGAGACCGCCGGCTCGCAGGTGCTCGAAGGCCTCATCCAGCGCCGCGACAAGCCCGACCCGTCGACCTACATCGGCTCGGGCAAGGCCCAGGAGCTCCGCGAAGTGGTGCTGGCGACCGGCGCCGACACGGTGATCTGCGACGGTGAACTGTCGCCGGCGCAGCTGACCGCGCTGGAGAAGGCGGTGAAGGTCAAGGTCATCGACCGCACCGCGCTGATTCTGGACATCTTCGCCCAGCACGCCACCAGCCGGGAGGGCAAGGCGCAGGTGTCGCTGGCCCAGATGGAGTACATGCTGCCCCGGCTGCGCGGCTGGGGTGAGTCGATGTCCCGGCAGGCCGGTGGCCGCGCGGGCGGCAGCGGGGGAGGCGTGGGCCTGCGCGGTCCCGGTGAGACCAAGATCGAGACCGACCGCCGCCGCATCCGCGAACGAATGTCCAAGCTGCGCCGCGAGATCAAGGACATGAAGCAGGTCCGCGACACCCAGCGCAGCCGGCGCCTGGCCAGCGACGTGCCCTCGATCGCCATCGTCGGCTACACCAATGCCGGCAAGTCGAGCCTGCTCAACGCGCTGACCGGGGCGGGGGTCCTGGTGCAGGACGCGCTGTTCGCCACGCTGGAGCCCACCACCCGCCGCGCCGAGTTCTCCGATGGTCGCCCTTTGGTGCTCACCGACACCGTCGGGTTCGTCCGCCACCTGCCCACCCAGCTGGTCGAGGCGTTCCGCTCGACGCTGGAGGAGGTCGTCGACGCCGACCTGTTGCTGCACGTTGTCGACGGCTCGGACGCCAACCCGCTGGCCCAGATCAACGCGGTGCGCGAGGTGATCTCCGAGGTCATCGCCGACCATCACGGCGACCCGCCGCCCGAGCTGCTGGTGGTGAACAAGGTCGACGCCGCCAGCGGGCTGACCCTGGCCAAGCTTCGGCACGCGCTGCCCGGCGCGGTGTTCGTCTCGGCGCGGACGGGCGAGGGCATCGACGCGCTTCGGCGCCGGATGGGGGAGCTCGCCGTTCCCACCGACACGGCCGTGGACGTGGTGATTCCGTACCACCGCGGCGACCTGGTGGCGCGGCTGCACGCCGACGGGCGCGTGCAGCAGCAGGAGCACCACCCCGACGGCACCCGGATCAAGGCCCGGGTCCCGGTGGCGCTGGCCGGGCGCCTGCAAGAGTTCGCCGCCCGCTGA
- a CDS encoding acyl-CoA dehydrogenase family protein: MGSAVKYQRTLFEPEHELFRESYRAFLDRHVAPHHDEWEKAKIVDRGVWLEAGKQGFLGMAVPEEYGGGGNSDFRYNTIITEETTAGRYSGIGFGLHNDIVAPYLLALATEEQKQRWLPKFCTGELITAIAMTEPGTGSDLQGIKTRAVKQGDHYVLNGAKTFITNGINSDLVIVVAQTDPDKGAQGFSLLVVERGMEGFERGRHLDKIGLDAQDTAELSFTDVKVPAENLLGQEGLGFIYLMQNLPQERISIAIMAAAAMEQVLEQTLQYTKERKAFNKPIGSFQNSRFVLAELATEATVVRMMVDEFIRLHLDKKLTAEQAAMAKWYSTEKQVHLIDRCLQLHGGYGYMREYPVARAYLDARVQTIYGGTTEIMKEIIGRSLGV, from the coding sequence ATGGGCAGTGCCGTCAAGTACCAGCGCACGCTTTTCGAGCCGGAGCACGAGCTGTTCCGCGAGTCCTATCGGGCCTTCCTCGATCGTCATGTCGCGCCCCATCACGACGAATGGGAGAAGGCGAAGATCGTCGACCGGGGCGTGTGGCTCGAAGCCGGCAAGCAGGGCTTCCTCGGCATGGCGGTGCCCGAGGAATACGGCGGCGGCGGTAACTCCGACTTCCGGTACAACACGATCATCACCGAGGAGACCACCGCCGGCCGCTACAGCGGCATCGGTTTCGGCCTGCACAACGACATCGTGGCGCCGTACCTGCTGGCCCTGGCTACCGAGGAGCAGAAGCAGCGCTGGCTGCCGAAGTTCTGCACCGGCGAGCTCATCACCGCGATCGCGATGACCGAACCCGGAACCGGCAGCGACTTGCAGGGCATCAAGACCCGCGCGGTCAAGCAGGGTGACCACTACGTGCTCAACGGCGCAAAGACGTTCATCACCAACGGAATCAACTCCGACTTGGTGATCGTGGTCGCGCAGACCGATCCCGACAAAGGGGCGCAGGGCTTTTCGTTGCTCGTGGTCGAACGCGGCATGGAGGGCTTCGAACGCGGCCGCCACTTGGACAAGATCGGGCTGGACGCACAGGACACCGCCGAATTGTCGTTCACCGATGTCAAGGTGCCCGCCGAAAACCTGCTGGGGCAGGAGGGCTTGGGGTTCATCTACCTGATGCAGAACCTTCCGCAGGAACGCATCTCGATCGCCATCATGGCGGCCGCGGCGATGGAGCAGGTGCTCGAGCAGACGCTGCAATACACCAAGGAGCGCAAGGCATTTAACAAGCCGATCGGCAGCTTCCAGAACAGCCGTTTCGTGCTTGCCGAGCTGGCGACCGAAGCCACCGTGGTGCGCATGATGGTCGACGAGTTCATCCGGCTGCACCTGGACAAGAAGCTGACCGCCGAGCAAGCGGCGATGGCCAAGTGGTACTCCACCGAAAAGCAGGTACACCTGATCGACCGGTGCCTACAACTGCACGGCGGTTACGGCTACATGCGCGAATACCCCGTCGCCCGTGCCTATCTGGACGCGCGGGTGCAGACCATCTACGGCGGTACGACCGAGATCATGAAAGAGATCATCGGCCGCAGCCTGGGGGTCTAG
- a CDS encoding LGFP repeat-containing protein has translation MNGQRGHMRRLVGSALVSLTAAAIAAAALLAPPAAASPIGDAEAAMMAAWEKAGGDGSPLGARKGDVYPAGDGFALDFDGGKMFFTPATGAKFVYGPILDKYEMLGGPAGSDLGFPAINEVPGLAGPDSRVATFSASDKPVIFWTPDHGAFVVRGAINAAWDKLGSSGGVLGVPVGDETYNGEVSAQKFSGGQVSWNRQTKQFTTEPPALADQLKGLQVAIDPTAAINMAWRAAGGPNGPLGVKKGAQYPIGGDGIAQDFANGKVYFSPATGANAVESNILAKYESLGGPAGSDLGFPTATESDGGIPSSRVVTFSGADKPVIFWTSEHGAFVVRGAMKAAWDKLRGPAGKLGAPVADQALDGDVVSQQFAGGKISWNRAKNTFSTEPANLAPLLSGLQVSGQNQPSNSAMPAHPKKFTWQSWWLLAVIPVVVLIVLAGLLAFGWRRRRAAQEDADYEPHPDFAGGYDAVGDQHWGHEDVTTEQFGHQVGAPEAEAAGRVSWRRGGADEGPFAGEQEDPDAVDTDSFSVVSPAALSEAGYPEIEAEYAGSEYGESEYGESDYADANYADAEYAGDEHEPADHADDHADDEYLEAEYRDVAVPHAPADAGFDGGAAEAAAPEAEYPDIAVAHVPADVAEVEAEAEAAATDAEAPAPAVTPSEQRGGRHAAADDEDSGAGAGPAGRPTIHLPLDDPYQAPDGYPIKASARFGLYYTPGSELYHDTLAEIWLSSEEVAQANGFVKAD, from the coding sequence GTGAACGGGCAGAGAGGTCACATGCGCAGGCTGGTCGGGAGCGCGCTGGTCAGCTTGACCGCCGCGGCAATTGCCGCCGCCGCCTTGCTGGCGCCCCCCGCAGCGGCGTCCCCCATCGGCGACGCCGAGGCGGCCATGATGGCGGCGTGGGAGAAGGCCGGCGGTGACGGTTCGCCTCTGGGCGCCCGCAAGGGCGATGTGTACCCGGCCGGCGACGGTTTCGCGCTCGACTTCGACGGCGGCAAGATGTTCTTCACCCCGGCGACCGGCGCCAAATTCGTCTACGGGCCCATCCTGGACAAATACGAGATGCTGGGCGGCCCCGCCGGCAGCGATCTGGGTTTCCCGGCCATCAACGAAGTGCCCGGCCTGGCCGGACCCGACAGCCGGGTGGCCACCTTCTCGGCGAGCGACAAGCCGGTGATCTTCTGGACGCCCGACCACGGGGCGTTCGTCGTGCGCGGCGCGATCAACGCCGCGTGGGACAAGCTCGGCAGTTCGGGCGGCGTGCTCGGGGTCCCGGTCGGCGACGAAACCTACAACGGCGAGGTGTCCGCCCAGAAGTTCAGCGGCGGCCAGGTCTCGTGGAACAGGCAGACGAAGCAGTTCACCACCGAGCCCCCGGCTTTGGCCGACCAGCTGAAGGGCCTGCAGGTGGCGATCGACCCCACCGCGGCCATCAACATGGCATGGCGTGCCGCCGGCGGCCCCAATGGGCCGTTGGGGGTCAAGAAGGGCGCGCAGTATCCGATCGGCGGCGACGGGATCGCCCAGGACTTCGCTAACGGAAAGGTGTACTTCAGCCCGGCCACCGGCGCGAACGCCGTCGAAAGCAACATCCTGGCCAAGTACGAGTCGCTGGGCGGACCCGCCGGCAGCGACCTGGGATTCCCCACCGCCACCGAGTCCGACGGCGGCATCCCGTCCAGCCGCGTCGTCACCTTCTCCGGTGCTGACAAGCCGGTGATCTTCTGGACTTCGGAGCACGGCGCGTTCGTGGTGCGCGGGGCCATGAAGGCGGCGTGGGACAAGCTCCGCGGGCCGGCCGGCAAGCTGGGCGCTCCCGTCGCTGACCAGGCCCTCGACGGCGACGTCGTCTCCCAGCAGTTCGCCGGCGGCAAGATCTCCTGGAACCGGGCGAAGAACACGTTCAGCACGGAACCGGCCAACCTCGCGCCGTTGCTGTCCGGCCTGCAGGTGTCGGGCCAGAACCAGCCGAGTAATTCGGCGATGCCGGCCCATCCCAAGAAGTTCACGTGGCAGTCGTGGTGGTTGCTGGCCGTCATTCCGGTGGTCGTGCTGATCGTATTGGCGGGGCTGCTGGCCTTCGGGTGGCGTCGGCGTCGTGCCGCGCAGGAGGATGCCGACTACGAGCCGCACCCCGACTTCGCCGGCGGGTACGACGCCGTGGGCGACCAGCATTGGGGGCACGAGGACGTCACCACCGAACAGTTCGGCCACCAGGTGGGGGCCCCCGAAGCCGAGGCCGCCGGGCGGGTCAGCTGGCGGCGCGGCGGCGCGGACGAGGGTCCATTCGCGGGCGAGCAGGAGGACCCCGACGCGGTGGACACCGACTCCTTCTCCGTCGTCTCGCCTGCGGCCCTGTCGGAGGCCGGCTACCCCGAAATAGAGGCCGAATACGCCGGATCCGAATACGGCGAGTCCGAGTACGGCGAGTCCGACTACGCCGATGCGAATTACGCCGACGCCGAGTACGCCGGCGATGAGCACGAGCCCGCCGACCACGCCGACGACCACGCCGACGACGAGTATCTGGAGGCCGAGTACCGGGATGTCGCCGTGCCGCACGCGCCTGCGGACGCCGGATTCGACGGCGGTGCAGCCGAGGCCGCCGCGCCCGAGGCGGAGTATCCGGACATCGCGGTGGCGCACGTGCCCGCGGACGTCGCCGAGGTCGAGGCCGAGGCCGAGGCCGCCGCCACGGATGCGGAAGCGCCCGCGCCGGCGGTCACCCCATCCGAGCAGCGCGGGGGGCGGCACGCGGCCGCGGACGACGAAGACAGCGGCGCGGGGGCCGGGCCGGCCGGGCGCCCGACCATCCACCTACCGCTCGACGATCCCTACCAGGCGCCCGACGGATACCCGATCAAGGCGAGCGCCCGCTTCGGGCTGTACTACACGCCGGGCAGCGAGCTCTACCACGACACGCTCGCCGAAATCTGGCTGTCCAGTGAGGAAGTGGCCCAGGCCAACGGCTTCGTCAAGGCGGACTGA
- the lexA gene encoding transcriptional repressor LexA: protein MSDSNDTSSAGAGGRLHAVDSSLTERQRTILNVIRASVTNRGYPPSIREIGDAVGLTSTSSVAHQLRTLERKGYLRRDANRPRAVDVRGADDDVAAPATDVAGSDALPEPTFVPVLGRIAAGGPILAEEAVEDVFPLPRELVGEGTLFLLKVVGDSMIEAAICDGDWVVVRQQNVADNGDIVAAMIDGEATVKTFKRAGGQVWLMPHNPAFDPIPGNDATVLGKVVTVIRKV from the coding sequence ATGAGCGACAGCAACGACACCTCATCGGCCGGCGCGGGCGGTCGACTGCACGCCGTCGATTCATCACTGACCGAACGGCAGCGCACCATCTTGAACGTCATCCGCGCGTCGGTCACGAACCGCGGCTACCCGCCGAGCATCCGGGAGATCGGCGACGCCGTCGGCCTGACGTCGACATCGTCGGTGGCTCATCAACTGCGCACCCTGGAACGCAAGGGATACCTGCGTCGCGACGCGAACCGCCCCCGGGCGGTGGACGTCCGCGGCGCCGATGACGACGTGGCGGCGCCGGCCACCGACGTCGCCGGGTCGGACGCCCTGCCGGAGCCGACCTTCGTCCCGGTCCTGGGGCGCATCGCGGCCGGTGGGCCCATCCTCGCCGAGGAAGCCGTCGAGGACGTCTTCCCGCTGCCGCGCGAGCTGGTCGGCGAGGGCACGCTGTTCCTGCTCAAGGTCGTCGGCGACTCGATGATCGAGGCGGCGATCTGCGACGGCGACTGGGTGGTGGTGCGACAGCAGAACGTCGCCGACAACGGCGACATCGTCGCGGCCATGATCGACGGGGAAGCCACCGTCAAGACGTTCAAGCGGGCGGGCGGTCAGGTGTGGCTGATGCCGCACAACCCCGCGTTCGATCCGATTCCCGGCAATGACGCGACCGTGCTCGGCAAGGTCGTCACGGTGATCCGCAAGGTCTAG
- a CDS encoding LysM peptidoglycan-binding domain-containing protein has protein sequence MTTIHTLAPRTSSPRRPVNGPVEGLGYGRDALARSRRPVPSRPAGAPMRYRGTGVAMSAAPHRKRPVTVATTVWLALAAGAITLWLGLVGNVGQVLNGASGSSGAHVPDRLAVVRVEAGESLQDVAHRVAPDAPARQVADRIRELNDMNSPSVVAGQTLIAPVG, from the coding sequence ATGACAACCATCCACACGCTGGCGCCGCGTACCAGCAGCCCCCGGCGTCCGGTCAACGGACCGGTGGAGGGCCTCGGCTACGGCCGGGACGCGCTGGCCCGTTCGCGCCGCCCCGTCCCGTCGCGACCGGCGGGCGCGCCCATGCGCTACCGCGGCACGGGCGTCGCGATGTCCGCCGCGCCGCACCGCAAGCGTCCCGTCACGGTGGCCACCACCGTCTGGCTGGCGCTGGCCGCCGGTGCGATCACTCTGTGGCTGGGCCTCGTAGGGAATGTCGGTCAGGTGCTCAACGGCGCCTCCGGGAGTTCGGGAGCGCACGTGCCCGACCGGCTGGCCGTCGTGCGCGTCGAGGCGGGGGAGTCGCTGCAGGACGTCGCGCACCGGGTGGCGCCCGACGCGCCGGCCCGCCAGGTGGCCGACCGCATCCGCGAGCTCAACGACATGAACTCGCCGAGTGTGGTGGCCGGTCAGACCCTGATCGCCCCGGTCGGCTGA